In the genome of Bradyrhizobium sp. CIAT3101, one region contains:
- a CDS encoding GNAT family N-acetyltransferase — translation MSLTIRSVTRQDYDQWLPLWDGYNAFYGRSGPTALAPEITKVTWQRFFDAYEPVHGLVAESDGRLLGMTNYLFHRSTTAIEPSCYLQDLFTLEASRGKGVASALIYGVYERAKLAGSPRVYWQTHETNTTAQSLYDKVAERSGFIVYRKIF, via the coding sequence ATGTCGCTCACCATTCGCTCCGTCACCCGGCAGGATTACGATCAATGGCTGCCGCTGTGGGATGGCTACAACGCCTTCTACGGCCGCTCCGGCCCGACCGCGCTCGCGCCCGAGATTACGAAGGTGACGTGGCAGCGCTTCTTCGATGCCTATGAGCCGGTGCATGGGCTGGTCGCCGAGAGCGACGGCCGCCTGCTCGGCATGACGAACTATCTGTTTCATCGCAGCACCACGGCGATCGAGCCATCGTGCTACCTGCAGGATCTGTTCACGCTGGAGGCCTCGCGCGGCAAGGGCGTCGCCTCGGCACTGATCTATGGCGTTTACGAGCGCGCGAAGCTCGCGGGCTCCCCACGGGTCTACTGGCAGACCCATGAGACCAACACCACGGCGCAGAGCCTGTACGACAAGGTCGCGGAACG